Proteins from one Vicinamibacterales bacterium genomic window:
- a CDS encoding carboxypeptidase regulatory-like domain-containing protein, translating to MVLAAVLVTLGLAGAAPQSAPASQAGPPRDLTRRPPPEAAGTGVIRGRVVAADTGAPVRRAQVSLSPVAPPAPPMGTGQTPPTTTTMISANGGQVTTTVSMTAGRPKGATTDSQGAFEFRDLPAGSYRLRASPAQYSAGYLGIAFGATRPIGPVSSDPGQPIELAEGQTFDKATIALPRGGVITGRVTDENGEALARVQVYTVLPLPGSTRTMRTGGNAQTDDLGQFRLFGLAPGDYFVAAEARGNTFVPPNAPPETDDDKIGFITTYFPTGADEASGQRVRAKAGVETPGVEIRMISGRLFHITGIITDSQGRPSSRSNGILQKRSLSGGGMTYGFNTDGQGRFQMRNIAPGAYRLIVRQQQQQPPQPPNPDGSVPDPGEFATLPLTVDADLDDLLVTTSRGATITGTLVFENGPPQMPSGQGTPPIRVSAAPGDPEGNGSLVPSAAVVAPDLTFTMKGLSGELLLRGSAPQNALKSVQLAGGEDITDTPHEFKNGERVTITLTSQASMIEGTVTDAAGKPATEAMIFLFSDDKSLWRSNSIRTRRGGIDSAGHYRLPGLLPGRYYLIAVPQDRMVGLALADPASFDTLSKEATLVVVGQDEQRQVDVRISSGG from the coding sequence ATGGTGCTGGCAGCCGTTCTGGTGACGCTCGGTCTGGCTGGAGCCGCCCCGCAGTCCGCTCCGGCGAGCCAGGCCGGTCCGCCGCGCGATCTGACTCGGCGTCCGCCGCCGGAGGCGGCCGGCACCGGCGTCATTCGCGGGCGCGTCGTCGCCGCTGATACCGGCGCGCCGGTCCGTCGCGCACAGGTGAGCCTGTCGCCCGTGGCGCCTCCTGCGCCGCCGATGGGAACCGGACAGACGCCACCCACCACGACGACGATGATTTCGGCGAACGGCGGGCAAGTAACGACCACGGTGTCGATGACCGCCGGGCGCCCGAAAGGCGCTACGACCGATTCGCAGGGCGCGTTCGAGTTCCGCGATCTGCCCGCCGGATCGTATCGGCTGAGGGCGTCTCCCGCGCAGTACTCTGCCGGGTACCTGGGGATTGCGTTTGGCGCGACGCGTCCGATCGGTCCGGTCTCTTCTGACCCGGGTCAGCCGATCGAGCTGGCCGAGGGGCAGACCTTCGACAAGGCGACGATCGCGCTCCCCCGTGGCGGCGTCATTACCGGCCGCGTGACTGACGAGAACGGCGAGGCGCTGGCGCGGGTCCAGGTCTACACGGTCCTGCCGCTTCCGGGATCGACGCGCACCATGCGAACCGGCGGCAACGCTCAGACCGACGATCTCGGGCAGTTCCGCCTGTTCGGCCTTGCGCCCGGCGACTACTTCGTCGCCGCGGAGGCTCGCGGCAATACGTTCGTGCCGCCGAATGCCCCGCCAGAGACCGACGACGACAAGATCGGTTTCATCACGACCTACTTCCCCACCGGCGCCGACGAAGCGTCGGGACAGCGGGTCCGGGCGAAGGCCGGCGTCGAAACGCCCGGCGTGGAAATCCGGATGATCTCGGGCCGCCTGTTTCACATCACCGGCATCATCACGGATTCGCAGGGACGCCCGTCGTCGCGGAGCAACGGCATCCTGCAGAAGCGATCACTCTCGGGCGGGGGCATGACCTACGGCTTCAACACCGACGGCCAGGGCCGCTTCCAGATGCGCAACATCGCCCCTGGCGCGTACCGGCTCATCGTGCGCCAGCAGCAGCAGCAGCCGCCGCAGCCGCCCAACCCTGACGGATCGGTTCCGGATCCGGGAGAGTTTGCGACCCTGCCGCTGACCGTCGACGCGGACCTGGACGACCTTCTCGTGACGACGAGCCGGGGCGCAACGATCACCGGCACCCTGGTGTTCGAAAACGGGCCGCCCCAGATGCCGTCTGGACAAGGAACGCCGCCGATACGAGTCAGCGCCGCGCCAGGCGATCCTGAAGGCAACGGCTCACTAGTGCCGTCGGCGGCGGTCGTCGCCCCGGACCTGACGTTCACGATGAAAGGGCTGTCGGGCGAACTGCTGCTGCGCGGCAGCGCGCCGCAGAACGCGTTGAAGTCGGTGCAGTTGGCCGGCGGCGAAGACATCACCGACACGCCGCATGAGTTCAAGAACGGCGAACGCGTGACGATCACGCTCACCAGCCAGGCGTCGATGATCGAGGGCACCGTGACGGACGCGGCAGGCAAGCCGGCAACCGAGGCGATGATCTTCCTGTTCTCGGACGACAAGAGTCTTTGGCGTTCGAACTCGATTCGAACCCGCCGCGGCGGCATCGACTCGGCCGGCCACTACCGGCTGCCGGGGCTGCTGCCAGGCCGCTACTACCTCATCGCCGTGCCGCAGGACCGCATGGTCGGTCTCGCGCTCGCCGACCCGGCGAGCTTCGACACTTTGTCGAAAGAGGCAACGCTGGTCGTCGTCGGCCAGGACGAGCAGCGCCAGGTGGACGTCCGGATCAGCTCCGGCGGTTGA
- a CDS encoding ABC transporter permease has translation MGRDTLKADSRLRCTWMTDAWRDLTHAFRGMRRDAAFTTFVILIAGLGIGASSTTFSVVNALLLRPLPFHDADRLVWIENEAWNMQVSQFQDFRAQNRSFSDLAGIGSNGNGAGDIALTGSGEPERLTSTAVTQNFFALLGVAPAIGRSFTIEECGGKASAPPAAVLSHGFWQRQFGSDPSVVGRRLTLNNKPVVVVGVLPASFDFGSVFAPGTPVDLFVPWPLTDETNRYGNTMKAIGRLRPGATAQRAQTEFTLLAQQFKTQHPERNPVKPRLAPLQQHVSGRVSPALIVLACAVAVVMLIVCANLSNLQLGRLATRHKEIAIRAALGAGRLRLLRQMLTESVTLSCCGAAFGLMLAVAGTRTIARLDAYNIPLLAGVRLDGAALGFTLLAAMLTGILFGALPAMQVRSFAIADGLGESSRGSSSGQRQAWIRNGLVVSEIAFACALLVGAGLLLRSLARVMDVDPGFHAEGVVSIRVDPSMRFTGGLPQQNAFVDDVLQRTRALPGMRAAGLAEMLPLAGDRSWQVTGKGQVYPKDQHPEAYMRVVTDGYFEALGIHLLSGRVFTEADRASGEPVAIVNETLAHTLWPGQDAIGQFVTQDGGRRIVGVVADVRHEALEKAGGAEMYRPMRQTRDYSGMTLVMRTVLPPDRLAAALRAALQPIDPNLPLHDFTALQALVDKAVSPRRFLVLMLTGFAGFALLLASVGTYAVISHSVNQRIREIGIRMALGASAAALQRHILLQTLGLTALGLALGMAASLALAGTLESLLFGVTPGDPVTFVGIGALLTIVAAAAGYLPSRRAARIDPMMVLRAG, from the coding sequence ATGGGAAGAGACACACTGAAAGCCGACTCCAGGCTGAGATGCACCTGGATGACCGACGCATGGCGGGATTTGACGCACGCGTTTCGCGGAATGCGACGCGACGCCGCCTTCACCACGTTCGTGATTCTCATCGCCGGCCTCGGCATTGGCGCGAGCTCGACGACATTCAGCGTCGTCAACGCCCTGCTGCTGCGACCGCTGCCATTTCACGATGCGGATCGCCTCGTCTGGATCGAGAACGAGGCGTGGAACATGCAGGTGAGCCAGTTCCAGGATTTCCGGGCGCAGAACAGGTCATTCTCCGATCTCGCCGGGATCGGATCCAACGGCAACGGCGCTGGAGACATCGCGCTCACGGGATCGGGCGAGCCGGAGCGCCTGACGAGCACCGCCGTCACCCAAAACTTCTTCGCGTTGCTTGGTGTGGCGCCGGCGATCGGACGGTCGTTCACCATCGAAGAGTGCGGGGGGAAAGCCAGCGCACCCCCGGCTGCGGTGTTGAGCCACGGCTTCTGGCAGCGGCAGTTCGGCTCCGACCCGTCGGTCGTGGGACGCAGGCTGACACTGAACAACAAGCCCGTCGTCGTGGTTGGCGTACTGCCCGCGTCTTTTGACTTCGGGAGCGTGTTTGCGCCAGGCACGCCGGTCGATCTGTTCGTGCCGTGGCCGCTGACCGACGAGACGAACCGGTATGGAAACACGATGAAGGCGATCGGCAGGCTGCGGCCCGGCGCCACGGCGCAGCGCGCGCAGACCGAGTTCACGCTGCTGGCCCAGCAATTCAAGACTCAGCACCCCGAGCGCAATCCGGTCAAGCCGAGACTCGCGCCGCTGCAGCAGCACGTGAGCGGACGTGTGAGTCCCGCCCTGATCGTGCTGGCCTGCGCTGTCGCGGTGGTGATGTTGATCGTCTGCGCGAATCTGTCAAACCTGCAATTGGGTCGGCTCGCAACGCGGCACAAGGAGATTGCGATTCGAGCCGCATTGGGTGCCGGCCGTCTCCGGTTGCTGCGGCAGATGCTGACCGAGAGCGTCACCCTGTCCTGCTGCGGAGCAGCGTTCGGCCTGATGCTTGCCGTGGCGGGCACCCGCACAATCGCGCGTCTGGATGCCTACAACATTCCTCTGCTCGCCGGCGTCCGGCTCGATGGCGCCGCTCTTGGTTTCACGCTGCTCGCCGCGATGCTGACGGGCATCCTCTTTGGCGCATTACCCGCGATGCAGGTTCGATCATTTGCGATCGCGGACGGGCTGGGCGAAAGCAGCCGCGGCTCGAGCAGCGGTCAGCGCCAGGCGTGGATCCGCAACGGGCTGGTCGTCTCCGAGATTGCCTTCGCCTGTGCGCTGCTGGTCGGAGCGGGACTGCTGCTGCGGAGCCTCGCGCGCGTGATGGACGTGGATCCGGGATTTCACGCGGAAGGGGTCGTGTCAATCAGGGTAGACCCGAGCATGCGGTTTACGGGTGGTCTGCCGCAGCAGAACGCCTTCGTCGACGATGTGCTTCAGCGGACGCGCGCGCTGCCTGGCATGCGGGCCGCCGGTCTCGCCGAGATGCTGCCGCTCGCGGGAGACCGGTCGTGGCAGGTTACCGGCAAGGGCCAGGTGTACCCGAAGGACCAGCATCCCGAGGCATACATGCGGGTCGTGACCGACGGCTACTTCGAGGCACTCGGAATCCACCTGTTGAGTGGACGAGTATTCACGGAGGCGGATCGCGCGTCGGGCGAACCCGTGGCGATCGTCAACGAGACGCTGGCCCACACGCTGTGGCCCGGACAGGACGCGATCGGGCAGTTCGTGACGCAGGACGGGGGACGTCGGATCGTGGGTGTCGTGGCCGACGTCCGCCACGAGGCGCTGGAGAAGGCGGGCGGGGCGGAAATGTACCGGCCGATGCGGCAGACTCGTGACTACTCGGGCATGACTCTGGTCATGCGCACCGTGCTGCCTCCCGATCGACTCGCGGCGGCCCTGCGGGCCGCGCTCCAGCCAATCGATCCGAACCTGCCGCTGCACGACTTCACAGCGCTGCAAGCCCTGGTGGACAAGGCGGTGTCACCCCGACGCTTTCTCGTGCTGATGCTGACGGGATTCGCCGGCTTCGCGCTCCTGCTGGCATCGGTCGGAACCTACGCCGTGATCTCACACTCCGTGAATCAGCGGATACGGGAGATCGGGATCCGCATGGCGCTCGGAGCGTCTGCAGCGGCGCTGCAGCGCCACATTCTTCTGCAGACCCTCGGCTTGACGGCTCTGGGCTTGGCGCTCGGAATGGCCGCGTCGCTGGCACTCGCGGGCACGCTCGAAAGCCTGCTGTTTGGTGTGACGCCCGGCGATCCTGTGACTTTCGTCGGCATCGGCGCACTGCTGACCATCGTGGCCGCCGCCGCCGGCTATCTGCCCTCGCGCCGGGCCGCGCGCATCGATCCGATGATGGTCCTGCGTGCGGGTTGA
- a CDS encoding SDR family NAD(P)-dependent oxidoreductase encodes MIPAVAPDLTGRVALVTGAARGLGRAAAARLYEHGASVAVNVRDPERAAAAAASLGERALAVAGDVAAATAPDAMVQRVLDRFGRLDILVNNAALARSTRFPELTADEWRATLDVNLTAPFLLIRAALPAMKAQRFGRVINVSSSAGRMVSTLGGAHYTASKAGLLGLTRAAAKELGVFGITVNAICPGMIDTELTHEHAAPELLERLAQGYPIPRLGTAAEVADLICFVASERAGYITGASFDINGGDLMM; translated from the coding sequence ATGATTCCAGCCGTCGCTCCGGATCTGACCGGACGGGTCGCGCTCGTCACCGGGGCCGCAAGGGGACTCGGCCGGGCTGCGGCCGCTCGGTTGTACGAACACGGCGCATCGGTGGCGGTGAACGTGCGCGACCCGGAGCGTGCCGCAGCCGCCGCCGCGTCGCTGGGCGAGCGGGCGCTGGCCGTGGCGGGTGACGTCGCGGCCGCGACCGCGCCCGACGCGATGGTGCAGCGCGTCCTCGACCGCTTCGGGCGCCTGGACATCCTCGTCAACAACGCGGCCCTCGCGCGCTCGACCCGCTTCCCCGAGCTGACGGCTGACGAGTGGCGCGCGACGCTCGACGTCAACCTCACCGCTCCGTTTTTGCTCATCCGCGCCGCGCTGCCGGCGATGAAGGCGCAGCGGTTCGGACGCGTCATCAACGTATCCTCCTCGGCCGGCCGCATGGTGAGTACGCTTGGCGGCGCGCACTATACCGCGTCAAAAGCAGGCCTGCTGGGGCTGACGAGAGCCGCCGCCAAGGAACTCGGCGTCTTCGGCATCACGGTGAATGCGATCTGTCCAGGCATGATCGACACGGAACTGACCCACGAACACGCGGCGCCGGAGCTGCTCGAGCGCCTGGCGCAGGGCTACCCGATTCCGAGACTGGGCACGGCGGCCGAGGTGGCAGATCTCATCTGCTTCGTTGCGTCGGAGCGCGCCGGCTACATCACCGGCGCGTCGTTCGACATCAACGGCGGCGACTTGATGATGTAG